The segment ATAATGAAAGTTGGCGTGCGGAATTATGAATGGCATGAAATTTTTCCAGAAGGTTTACTCTGATACCTTTAGCTTTTTGACTCAAAACTTTTGAAGTACATGGCGCACTAAAGAACCTTTTGTTTTCTCCTTTGATAGTGAAGAGCAATGCTGCTGCAATTGTTGCAGTATGGGCGCCAATCATGGTGGTGAGTTTCTAGCTCCCATGCATGTACAAACTATCGCTCAACTTGTATTCTGAAACCAATGTTGAACTTTCAGGTTTATTTCATGGATACACAAATATGGTACTCAGTTTTCTGTACTATCTTCGGTGGACTGTATGGAGTTCTGCACCACCTTGGTGAGGTAAGCCCCATATTGTTCTCAATGCGTGAGCTGTCATCTTAAGCAGCTAGGTGTTGCTGTTTCCAGGCTAATAATATGTTCCTTTTATTTCTATTCAGATCCGAACTTTAGGCATGTTGAGAGGCAGGTTTCATACTTTACCATCTGCTTTTAATGCATCCCTTATTCCACACTCaatgaaagatgagaaaaggagaaaacaaaaaggCTTTTTCCCCTTCAACTTTTGCAGGGTAAGAGTAAGAGATCGATCACGTGTATATGCCGAGGGACTAAATTGTATATTTGAGTACCGCATGAAGAagtatcattattttatttttctccaGGGATCTGATGGGCAGAAAAATAGTATGGCCAAGTTTGTCTTGGTATGGAACCAAGTCATTAACAGTTTCAGAACAGAAGATCTGATAAGTAACAAGTAAACTTCCCTCCGTTGTCTTATTTTCATGTAAAGTTctggcatatatatataaatagagatCTAATATTATATCATCAGGGAACTAGATTTGATGACGATGCCAATGTCATCGGAGGTATTATCAGGGATCATCCGTTGGCCTATTTTCCTCCTTGCAAATAAGGTACATTTTCTGAAAAAAGTTTGTACACAATTTGTTTTTGGTGGGTATTTTGGGTTAGTTGGTAAATATAGCTACCCCATCTTACTAGTTTTCAACAGCTCTGAGCATTGCGAAAGACTTTAACGGGAAGGATGAGGGTCTTTATCGAAGGATTCGTAGAGACGAATACATGTACTACGCAGTAAAAGAATGTTATGAGTCTTTGAAGTACATCCTTCAGATTCTTGTTGTTGGTGATCTCGAGAAAAAGTAAAGCCTTATACCTTCTCTAGTTACAAGTTTCACTTCATTTTCTCCTGCCTTTtggtatttaattttttacaaaTCTAACATTGTCTCAGGATCATATCTGGCATAATAAATGAGATAGAGGAAAGTATCAGACAGTCAAGTTTGCTTGAAAAATTTAAGTTGAAAGAGCTTCCAGCGTTGCATAAAAAATGTATTGAGTTGGTTCAACTTCTGGTAATTGATCTTTTGTTGTggcaaatatattttttctattgtttcgttacataaaaaatagagttagttCCAATGGTTCTTCTGTACATTCCAGGTTGAGGGGAGTGAAGATAAACTCCCTGTTGAGAAAATTGAAGAGCAGCATAGTAAACTTGTAAAGGCTCTTCAAGATATCTTTGAGCTTGTGACAAATGATATGATGGTACATGGTGATAGGTTAGTGAATTTCAAAGTTGATGTACCCTCTGTCTGTGAAGTTTATAAGATATTCTTTCTCTCTGTGAAAAGGTGAACTTACTTAATAATTCTTTGCATGTTTAGAATTCTGGATTTGCTCGAGCCTCTGGAGGATTCAGAAGAGGACACAGGGATTTTTATGAGGGTTATAGAACCACAGTTGTTTGAATCCTATGGAGAAAGAAGATGCATTCATTTTCCGCTCCCGGATAGTACTTCATTGAGTGAACAGGTACACTGTGATCGTGCTGCAATCCTCCGAAAAAAACACTGCAGAGTGCTGATCTTTCTAATTTGGTTTGGGCAGATCCAGCGGTTCCTATTGCTGTTAACCGTCAAAGATAGTGCAATGGACATACCAGAGAACTTAGACGCTCGACGACGCATATCTTTCTTTGCTACTTCGCTTTTCATGGATATGCCAGACGCTCCTAAAGTACGCAATATGATGTCCTTCAGGTCTCTGCCTTCACAACTTAATTTCCTTAAGAACAATATATAGATCATAAACTGATGACTAACTAGCACTTGGGTTGCAGTGTCTTGACACCGCATTATCAGGAGGATATTAACTTTTCAACAAAGGAACTACATTCCGCCAAGTCCAGCGTGTCAATCATCTTTTATATGCAGAAGATTTTTCCAGGTATATATATCATGTTCATTTTGTTTGATGAATGTTTTATATGTTTCAAAAATTGTCTAATCTTTTTTGGGGTCGTTAGATGAGTGGAAAAACTTTCTGGAGCGAATGGGATGTGAGAATTTAGACGCATTAAAGAGAGAGGGTAAAGAAGAAGAGCTTCGAAACTGGGCTTCATTTCGTGGACAAACATTAAGTAGAACAGGTGAGAAAACTATTATTAACAATATGTGTAAAACTGCTTAAATTGATTCTGCTCACTCTTCTTATACAAGGAACTAAGaaattttatgttgttttaaCTCAGTTCGTGGTATGATGTATTGCCGAGAAGCTCTGAAATTGCAGGCCTTCCTTGACATGGCAGATGATGAGGGTTTGTCATCTTGACTCTAcgaatttttttcgtttttgtgGATTGATCCTGATTTCGGTATACCTGTCTCTCCTATCCTCTAGATATTCTTGAAGGATATGATGACGTGGAACGAAGTAACCGACCTTTAGCCGCACAACTTGATGCATTAGCAGATATGAAATTCACATATGTTGTCTCTTGCCAAATGTTTGGAGCCCAAAAATCAGCCGGGGATCCTCACGCACAAGACATCCTCGACCTTATGATAAAGTAAGCTGTCAGAAGTCATTTTATTAGACAAAGTTTGTGCATTGCTTTCCTAAAGCAAAAACATTACATGACTTGTCAGGTACCCATCTCTCCGTGTTGCATACGTTGAGGAGAGGGAAGAGATCGTGTTGGATAACCCTGAGAAGGTTTACTACTCTATATTGGTGAAAGCTGTCAACGGTTTCGATCAGGTATCATCCATCAAATGCTGTTCAACAAACAATTCTTGGTAAATCTGATGAGCAAATGGAACTTGTAAAAACCTTTTGGATCATGCTAACTTTAGGAAATATACCGGGTCAAACTTCCTGGACCACCTAACATCGGAGAGGGGAAGCCTGAGAACCAAAACCACTCCATAATTTTCACTCGAGGTGAAGCACTTCAGACGATTGACATGAACCAAGTAAGTTCTCTCTCCCATCTTTGGATGTACAATTAGTAGTGAACTACATTTTTCGTCATCTAAAGCTTTCTCACATAAAACGTTAGGATAACTACCTGGAAGAGGCTTTTAAAATGAGAAACCTCCTTCAAGAATTTCTTCGGAACCGTGGAAGAAGACCTCCAACAATACTTGGGTTAAGGGAACACATCTTCACTGGAAGGTTCACACACATATGCAATATAATTATCTTCCACAGGCATAAAACAGAGAGTTTACTGAGTTTTTTTAATGATATTGCAGTGTTTCTTCTCTAGCATGGTTCATGTCATATCAAGAAACCAGTTTTGTCACAATCGGTCAAAGGCTTCTTGCTAATCCTCTCAGGCAATAATAATCTCTAACTTCTTCAAAAATATCAGTTTCCCATTTGCTGAGTGAGACCACAGAAACtgaactttttctttttcattgatCTACAGAGTCCGGTTTCACTATGGACATCCTGATGTCTTCGACAGAATATTTCACATAACAAGAGGTGGTATCAGTAAAGCATCAAGGACTATTAACCTAAGCGAGGACGTTTTCGCCGGTATGAAATTTTCACATTCAAATATTTGGTAAGGTTTACTTGTAGTTTTACACTCTTCATTGTATTAATTAGGTTATAATACAACCCTACGACGTGGATGCATAACCTACAATGAGTACCTTCAAGTCGGAAAAGGTCGTGATGTTGGCCTCAATCAGATCTCAAAGTTTGAGGCCAAGGTGGCTAACGGAAACAGCGAGCAGACCATTAGCCGTGACATATACCGTTTAGGACAACGTTTTGATTTCTTCAGAATGTTGTCTTGTTATTTCACAACCATTGGATTCTACTTCAGTAGCTTGGTATTGAAACTTTAAGCtgaataataataaagtttcaGTTGTGAATGAGACTCTAATAATCTAATCTTTTCTGATGTTTTGAACAGATCTCCGTGATTGGGATTTACATATATCTCTATGGTCAACTCTACCTCGTGCTCAGTGGGTTGCAGAAGACACTTATACTTGAGGCTAAGGTGAAGAACATAAAATCATTAGAGACAGCCCTTGCCTCTCAGTCATTTCTCCAGCTAGGTCTCTTAACCGGTTTACCGATGGTGATGGAGATTGGATTGGAGAAAGGCTTTCTCATAGCCTTTCAAGACTTCATACTCATGCAGCTTCAGCTCGCTGccttcttcttcactttctcTCTAGGAACCAAAACTCATTACTTCGGCAGAACGATCCTCCACGGAGGCGCCAAGTACAGACCCACGGGGCGTAAAGTGGTGGTGTTCCACGCCAACTTCAGCGAGAACTACAGATTATATTCGCGTAGCCActtcatcaaagggtttgagcTCATCATTCTACTGGTGGTCTACGAGCTGTTCAAGCATACGTCTCAAAGCAACATGGCTTACTCGTTCATCACCTTCTCGGTGTGGTTCATGTCGCTTACTTGGTTATGCGCACCGTTTCTCTTCAACCCTTCGGGCTTTACGTGGGAGATAATAGTCGGAGACTGGAGAGATTGGAACAGGTGGATCAAAGAGCAAGGCGGGATAGGGATTCAGCAGGACAAGAGCTGGCAGTCTTGGTGGAACGACGAGCAAGCCCATCTCCGTGGCTCTGGTGTTGGCGCTCGCTGTTTGGAGATAGTTTTGTCTCTCAGATTCTTTTTGTATCAGTATGGTTTGGTCTATCACCTTGACATCACCCAAAGCAGCACTAACATCATAGTCTACGCGCTTTCTTGGGTCGTAATCCTCGCCACGTTCCTCACGGTCAAGGCCGTTGACCTAGGGAGGCAACTGTTCAGCACGAGAAAACACCTCGTGTATCGGTTCTTCAAAGTCTTCGTCTTCGTGAGCATTCTTACGGTCATCATCACACTATCAAACATCTGCCACCTCTCTATCAAGGACCTTATAGTCTCTTGCTTAGCTTTCTTGCCTACGGGTTGGGGTCTGATTCTGGTAACCAATTCTCTTCCCAATCCACTCTTTGTTTTAAAAGCCAACAGAGTTTGATTCATATGGGAGTCAAATTGTTTGCAGATAGCACAAGCTGTAAGGCCAAAGATAGAAGGGACGAACTTGTGGGAGTTCACACAGGTTCTAGCTAGAGCTTATGATTACGGAATGGGAGTGGTTTTGTTTGCACCAATGGCTATCTTAGCATGGCTTCCTATCATCTCTGCGTTTCAGACGCGGTTTCTCTTTAATGAAGCTTTTAACAGAAGGCTTCAGATTCAACCTATTCTTGCtggcaagaagaagaagtagacttttcttccttttcttccaCGACTTTCCTTTGTACATCTTTGTAACTATTTCACTTGTTAATTGCTGCTCTCTGTACAAAAATTCTATTGATACAAAATATTTAACCGGTATTCTCGATTTTTTAATCAAGGGTGGTTATCTAAACCGATCTATGAGCATTAATATGGTTCTATCACCCATAATTCTGATCAACAAGCTCGGACCAATCCACAATATCAAACCGGTTGAACTGATCCACGATATGTTTTATTACCCATAATTCTGCTTTTTGAGAATTAATATGGTTCTATTTAGAACAGTTATCTAATTATGAAGATTTTATTTACGATTTTACTcgtatttgaatttttttgtgtaAACATTGATATATTAGTCcacataattatttaattctaaTTCCAAAATTTTCTGATGTATTTGTATAAGGAAGGCTCAATCAACTTTGTGTGTGATTCTTTTTATTGTCAACAGTTTTGTGTATGATTTTAATTGGTTTCTTTCTCATAACTTTGgataaaccgaaccaaaatcaattttaatcCTCACAAACCAAGTTAACAAAACCGAACGAGATTCTCTGGACCAaactatataaaacatcaaaccACTTCAAGTTAATTGTTGGGTCGCCAAGTCCCGACATATACAATAGAACTGTTGCGTCTTCAAGCGTCTTCACCAAAACAGAAACAATGATTCTTCGGAGGCTTGTTCTGTCTGCAACAACAACATCGAACTCAAATCTCAGGAGAAGAAGCAAACCATTTTCCACTTCTCCCATACGTCtcctctcatcatcatcatcatctcccgAACCTTCGCAACAACTCGCGAGGCTAACCCACAAGGACTGGCTAGCCCCCAACGAGGTTTTAAAAATCTTCGAAAACATCAAAGACCCAACCTCCCTCATCCCCGCTTACACACACTACTCCAAACGCAAAGACTACCAACCCACCGAGCCTCTCTACTCCCTCCTCATCACCAAGCTCGGACACGCCAAGATGTTCGACGAAATCGAACGCCTCACCAAAACCCTAACCCTCGAGACAAAACGGTGCCGTTTCTCCGAAGCCTTCTTCTACAACTTAATGAAAGTCTACGGGAACTCCGCCGGGAGAATCAACAAAGCGATCGAGACACTCTTCTCCATGCCCGAGTTCGGATGCTGGCCGAGCGTCAAATCCTTCAATTTTATACTGAACCTCCTCGTCAAGGCGAAGCTCTTCGACGAGATCCACGCCGTCTTCGTGAGGGCTCCGGATCTCGGCGTTGAGATCGACGCTTGCTGCTTGAACATACTCATCAAGGGACTGTGCGAGCGCGGGGATCTTGAAGCTGCACTCAAGCTGCTCGACGAATTTACTAAACTAAAATCGCGTCCCAACGTGATGACGTTTTCGCCTTTGATACGCGGGTTCTGTAACAGGGGGGAGTTCGAGGAAGCGTTTCGGGTGCTGGAGAGGATGGAGAAGAGGGAAGGGATCGAGCCTGACGCTATCACGTTTAATATTCTGATCTCGGGGCTTAGGAGGAGAGGTAGGGTTGAGGAAGGGGTGGAGGTGTTGGAGAGGATGATGAAGGTGAGAGGGTGTCAGCCGAATAGTGGGAGTTATCAGGAGGTGTTGTATGGTTTGTTGGATAAGAGGAGGAACTTGGAGGCTAAGGAGATGATGGGGAAGATGGTTTCTTGGGGTATGAGGCCTAGTTTCTTGTCTTACAAGAAGATGGTTCTGGGGCTTTGTGAAGAGAAGTCGGTTAAGGATGTGGATTGGGTTTTGAGGCAGATGGTGAGTCATGGTTTTGTTCCGAAGATGGGGATGTGGTGGAAAGTTGTTGGCTGCGTAGTTGTTAAGAACGGTGTCTCTCAAGTGGATTTGGATCGCGTTATAGGCTAAGGTTTATACATTGTGCTGTATTTGTTGGGCACATAGAAGCTATATGTTCTTTGAGTGGAAGAAGCAAAGGCAGAGAACTCAAAGAGTTGTTGTTGACCAAGACACagactcaaaactcaaaagcTGTACACGAATCCTTTTGTCGTAAATTTAGAACTTCATTTGACTTGAACATACTCAAATTCCCATCCTCAAGCCTTTGATTACCTATGATGATCCATTTTCTATTCTTCCATTTGGTGTGGCGACTTTCTCAGCTCTATCAGAGGAGTTCTTGGCATATCCATATATGTTGTTTCCAAGTTTGGCTCTATTTACTTTTTGTACCTTTGCTTCTTTATTTTTGGAACGTCTGCAACACCTTAAGAATCGTATTTGGAGTTTAATGATGTATTTACATGATCATCTTTGCCTGATCCGACAGTTTTAACTTTCATGTTGTGCTGTTTTTGGCGTTCCTAGGTTCTGCACAGTTCTAACTGCAGGTTCATCATCAGAATCAGAATATACACATTGACATCCTGTATCAGACACAGACTCAGATTCAGGAACAACATCTTTCTCTGACACGGTTAAACACTCATTATCTCTTGATTTCCTTGACCCTCTAGGCGAAAACACATGTTTTATGCGTCTTGCAGACTTTTCAGCGTGTTTCAGAATGCTCTTTGCAACATTTTTCATGTGTCCCTTATTCAGACTGTCTTCAGAACCAACTCCCTCACCTTTTGGACTTCTACCTGAGAGAGGCCCTGATAAACGGTCTTCAATGATGTACTTAACCCCAACATGTTTTCGATTCAACACCTTCAAGTTAATCCGAGGAGAACTAACATCCTCCTCCTTGTTCCATGATTCTTCTCTTTTCCCATTCCTACGTAACACTAAACCAACTTTCTTCAATCCTCGACCAACAGTCCTCATTGTGTTCTTACCTTCCTGAGTTTCATCAGGGCTGCTGCTTTCATTACTTCCACCAGAAGTATCATGAGGAACTCCACGTACTTGGCTATCAAGGCATCGACTCTTGCCTTTTCTTGGCTCCCAAATCTGCGAGACTTCAGTTCCTGGTTGATGTATCCATATCCCAGTCTCTTCTTGTCCTTCAATGTTAATTGGTTCCAAATTATCAAGAACCCTTGCAGACTTATCAGCTGTCACTGAAGAGAAGGAACCTTTGTTTGCATCTTCTAAAGCAAAAGAAGCCCACATATCTTCTTCACCTACTGTTACTCCTTCAAACGGGTCATCACTCCACTGTTAAAGAATCAGTTACACATTGCTCAAGACTTAATAATGAAACTCTATGTTCAGGGAAATAAAACAGAAGCTTGCTTCTACCTTTGGTTCATCCTCAGTTACGGTAATAGCAAGGTGCAG is part of the Raphanus sativus cultivar WK10039 chromosome 5, ASM80110v3, whole genome shotgun sequence genome and harbors:
- the LOC108862095 gene encoding putative callose synthase 8 isoform X1, which codes for MSHEIVPVDPIDLPSTSYSRPITSPQDSPEHHHHHYTRSLTFREHVSEPFDSERLPATLASEIQRFLRIANLVESEEPRIAYLCRFHAFEIAHHMDRNSTGRGVRQFKTSLLQRLEQDEEFTVIRRKEKSDVRELKRVYHAYKEYIIKHGVATFNLDHSQREKLVNARRIASVLYEVLKTVTSGAGPQAIADRESIRAKSEFYVPYNILPLDRGGVHQAIMHLPEIKAAVAIVRNTRGLPPPEDFQRHQPFVDLFEFLHYAFGFQSGNVANQREHMILLLSNTIIRQPQKQSSQPKSGDEAVDALMKKFFKNYTSWCKFLGRKNNIRLPCVKKEALQYKTLYIGLYLLIWGEASNLRFMPECLCYIFHQMAYELHGVLAGDVSMITGEKVVPAYGGGHETFLKKVVTPIYKVIEKEAEKNKNGTADHSMWRNYDDLNEFFWSIECFELGWPMRSEHDFFCVEPLDTSKPRRWREKLRFRRQTKKTDEEMEDDEELGPITEEQIKPTQRWLGKTNFVEIRSFWQIFRSFDRMWSFFVLSLQALIIMACHDVGSPLQIFNANIFEDVMSIFITSAFLKLIKGILDIIFKWKTRTTMPINEKKKQMARLGFAAMWTVILPVLYSHSRRKYICYFTSYKTWLGEWCFSPYMVAVTIYLTGSAVELVLFFVPAISKYIETSNHRIFKNLYWWGQPRLFVGRGVQETQISQFKYTFFWILVLLTKFAFSYAFEIKPLIEPTRLIMKVGVRNYEWHEIFPEVKSNAAAIVAVWAPIMVVYFMDTQIWYSVFCTIFGGLYGVLHHLGEIRTLGMLRGRFHTLPSAFNASLIPHSMKDEKRRKQKGFFPFNFCRGSDGQKNSMAKFVLVWNQVINSFRTEDLISNKELDLMTMPMSSEVLSGIIRWPIFLLANKFSTALSIAKDFNGKDEGLYRRIRRDEYMYYAVKECYESLKYILQILVVGDLEKKIISGIINEIEESIRQSSLLEKFKLKELPALHKKCIELVQLLVEGSEDKLPVEKIEEQHSKLVKALQDIFELVTNDMMVHGDRILDLLEPLEDSEEDTGIFMRVIEPQLFESYGERRCIHFPLPDSTSLSEQIQRFLLLLTVKDSAMDIPENLDARRRISFFATSLFMDMPDAPKVRNMMSFSVLTPHYQEDINFSTKELHSAKSSVSIIFYMQKIFPDEWKNFLERMGCENLDALKREGKEEELRNWASFRGQTLSRTVRGMMYCREALKLQAFLDMADDEDILEGYDDVERSNRPLAAQLDALADMKFTYVVSCQMFGAQKSAGDPHAQDILDLMIKYPSLRVAYVEEREEIVLDNPEKVYYSILVKAVNGFDQEIYRVKLPGPPNIGEGKPENQNHSIIFTRGEALQTIDMNQDNYLEEAFKMRNLLQEFLRNRGRRPPTILGLREHIFTGSVSSLAWFMSYQETSFVTIGQRLLANPLRVRFHYGHPDVFDRIFHITRGGISKASRTINLSEDVFAGYNTTLRRGCITYNEYLQVGKGRDVGLNQISKFEAKVANGNSEQTISRDIYRLGQRFDFFRMLSCYFTTIGFYFSSLISVIGIYIYLYGQLYLVLSGLQKTLILEAKVKNIKSLETALASQSFLQLGLLTGLPMVMEIGLEKGFLIAFQDFILMQLQLAAFFFTFSLGTKTHYFGRTILHGGAKYRPTGRKVVVFHANFSENYRLYSRSHFIKGFELIILLVVYELFKHTSQSNMAYSFITFSVWFMSLTWLCAPFLFNPSGFTWEIIVGDWRDWNRWIKEQGGIGIQQDKSWQSWWNDEQAHLRGSGVGARCLEIVLSLRFFLYQYGLVYHLDITQSSTNIIVYALSWVVILATFLTVKAVDLGRQLFSTRKHLVYRFFKVFVFVSILTVIITLSNICHLSIKDLIVSCLAFLPTGWGLILIAQAVRPKIEGTNLWEFTQVLARAYDYGMGVVLFAPMAILAWLPIISAFQTRFLFNEAFNRRLQIQPILAGKKKK
- the LOC108862095 gene encoding putative callose synthase 8 isoform X2, yielding MGRSFEFEMAYELHGVLAGDVSMITGEKVVPAYGGGHETFLKKVVTPIYKVIEKEAEKNKNGTADHSMWRNYDDLNEFFWSIECFELGWPMRSEHDFFCVEPLDTSKPRRWREKLRFRRQTKKTDEEMEDDEELGPITEEQIKPTQRWLGKTNFVEIRSFWQIFRSFDRMWSFFVLSLQALIIMACHDVGSPLQIFNANIFEDVMSIFITSAFLKLIKGILDIIFKWKTRTTMPINEKKKQMARLGFAAMWTVILPVLYSHSRRKYICYFTSYKTWLGEWCFSPYMVAVTIYLTGSAVELVLFFVPAISKYIETSNHRIFKNLYWWGQPRLFVGRGVQETQISQFKYTFFWILVLLTKFAFSYAFEIKPLIEPTRLIMKVGVRNYEWHEIFPEVKSNAAAIVAVWAPIMVVYFMDTQIWYSVFCTIFGGLYGVLHHLGEIRTLGMLRGRFHTLPSAFNASLIPHSMKDEKRRKQKGFFPFNFCRGSDGQKNSMAKFVLVWNQVINSFRTEDLISNKELDLMTMPMSSEVLSGIIRWPIFLLANKFSTALSIAKDFNGKDEGLYRRIRRDEYMYYAVKECYESLKYILQILVVGDLEKKIISGIINEIEESIRQSSLLEKFKLKELPALHKKCIELVQLLVEGSEDKLPVEKIEEQHSKLVKALQDIFELVTNDMMVHGDRILDLLEPLEDSEEDTGIFMRVIEPQLFESYGERRCIHFPLPDSTSLSEQIQRFLLLLTVKDSAMDIPENLDARRRISFFATSLFMDMPDAPKVRNMMSFSVLTPHYQEDINFSTKELHSAKSSVSIIFYMQKIFPDEWKNFLERMGCENLDALKREGKEEELRNWASFRGQTLSRTVRGMMYCREALKLQAFLDMADDEDILEGYDDVERSNRPLAAQLDALADMKFTYVVSCQMFGAQKSAGDPHAQDILDLMIKYPSLRVAYVEEREEIVLDNPEKVYYSILVKAVNGFDQEIYRVKLPGPPNIGEGKPENQNHSIIFTRGEALQTIDMNQDNYLEEAFKMRNLLQEFLRNRGRRPPTILGLREHIFTGSVSSLAWFMSYQETSFVTIGQRLLANPLRVRFHYGHPDVFDRIFHITRGGISKASRTINLSEDVFAGYNTTLRRGCITYNEYLQVGKGRDVGLNQISKFEAKVANGNSEQTISRDIYRLGQRFDFFRMLSCYFTTIGFYFSSLISVIGIYIYLYGQLYLVLSGLQKTLILEAKVKNIKSLETALASQSFLQLGLLTGLPMVMEIGLEKGFLIAFQDFILMQLQLAAFFFTFSLGTKTHYFGRTILHGGAKYRPTGRKVVVFHANFSENYRLYSRSHFIKGFELIILLVVYELFKHTSQSNMAYSFITFSVWFMSLTWLCAPFLFNPSGFTWEIIVGDWRDWNRWIKEQGGIGIQQDKSWQSWWNDEQAHLRGSGVGARCLEIVLSLRFFLYQYGLVYHLDITQSSTNIIVYALSWVVILATFLTVKAVDLGRQLFSTRKHLVYRFFKVFVFVSILTVIITLSNICHLSIKDLIVSCLAFLPTGWGLILIAQAVRPKIEGTNLWEFTQVLARAYDYGMGVVLFAPMAILAWLPIISAFQTRFLFNEAFNRRLQIQPILAGKKKK
- the LOC108857351 gene encoding pentatricopeptide repeat-containing protein At3g14580, mitochondrial → MILRRLVLSATTTSNSNLRRRSKPFSTSPIRLLSSSSSSPEPSQQLARLTHKDWLAPNEVLKIFENIKDPTSLIPAYTHYSKRKDYQPTEPLYSLLITKLGHAKMFDEIERLTKTLTLETKRCRFSEAFFYNLMKVYGNSAGRINKAIETLFSMPEFGCWPSVKSFNFILNLLVKAKLFDEIHAVFVRAPDLGVEIDACCLNILIKGLCERGDLEAALKLLDEFTKLKSRPNVMTFSPLIRGFCNRGEFEEAFRVLERMEKREGIEPDAITFNILISGLRRRGRVEEGVEVLERMMKVRGCQPNSGSYQEVLYGLLDKRRNLEAKEMMGKMVSWGMRPSFLSYKKMVLGLCEEKSVKDVDWVLRQMVSHGFVPKMGMWWKVVGCVVVKNGVSQVDLDRVIG